In Mustelus asterias chromosome 30, sMusAst1.hap1.1, whole genome shotgun sequence, a genomic segment contains:
- the LOC144481045 gene encoding uncharacterized protein LOC144481045 yields MEKLWKCEDCGKGYNSSSRLEIHRRVHTGEKPVSCSVCERRFTQSSALRLHQRLHAVKKPFSCTTCGEKFQTSSLLTEHQRIHTGAKPFICFVCGMGFTQIFAIQSHHRMHTKEDPFRCTTCGDSFRQSTDLNKHQHTHTGEKPFTCSVCGKGFPWSSQLLSHRRVHTGGRPFTCSLCGEGFTQSQRLLRHQQIHK; encoded by the coding sequence atggagaaactgtggaaatgtgaggactgtggtaaaggatacaattcttcgTCCCGGCTGGAAATCCATcgacgtgttcacactggggagaagccagtcAGCTGTTCcgtgtgtgagaggagattcactcagtcatctgcccTTCGGTTACACCAGCGGCTTCACGCtgtgaagaagccattcagctgcacaacCTGTGGAGAGAAATTCCAGACTTCATCCCTTCTCACtgaacaccagcggattcacacagGTGCCAAACCATTCATTTGCTttgtgtgtgggatgggattcactcagATATTCGCTATCCAGTCACACCACAGAATGCACACGAAGGAGGATCCATTCAGGTGCACCACCTGTGGAGACAGTTTCAGGCAGTCAACCGACctcaataaacaccaacacactcacactggggagaagccgttcacctgctccgtgtgtgggaagggattcccttGGTCATCCCAACTGCTGTCACAtcggcgagttcacaccggggggagaccgttcacctgctcattgtgtggggaggggttcactcagtcacaacgtctgttgagacaccagcaaattcacaagtgA
- the LOC144480741 gene encoding uncharacterized protein LOC144480741, with product MEKPWKCADCWKRYKAPSELEVHRRSHTGERPFICSQCEKGFTHLSSLRTHQRVHTRERLFTCSQCEKGFSQLSALQKHQRIHTGERPFTCSQCGKEFTDLSTLQKHQRVHPGERPFTCPQCGKGFSRLFNLQMHLRVHTGERPFTCSQCGKGFSQLSGLQTHQRLHTGETPFTCSQCGKGFTRLSSLQTHQRLHTGERPFTCSQCEKGFSQLSNLQIHQRVHTGERPFTCSQCGKGFTQLSSLRRHQRIHTGERPFTCSQCGKGFRVSSTLLRHQQVHE from the coding sequence atggagaaaccatggaaatgtgcggactgttgGAAGAGATACaaagccccatcagagctggaagttcatcggcgcagccacactggggagaggccgttcatctgctctcagtgtgagaagggattcactcatttatccagcctgcggacacaccagcgagttcacacgagggagagactgttcacctgctctcagtgtgagaagggattcagtcagttatccgccctgcagaaacaccagcgaattcacactggggagaggccgttcacctgctctcagtgtgggaaggaattcactgatttatccaccctgcagaaacaccagcgagttcaccctggggagaggccattcacctgccctcagtgtgggaaagggttCAGTCGATTATTTAACCTGCAGATGCAcctgcgtgttcacactggggagagaccattcacctgctctcagtgtgggaagggattcagtcagttatccggcctgcagacgcaccagcgacttcacactggggagacaccgttcacctgctctcagtgtgggaagggattcactcggttatctagcctgcagacacaccagcgacttcacactggggagagaccattcacctgctctcagtgtgagaaggggttcagtcaattatctaacctgcagatacaccagcgagttcacactggggagaggccgttcacctgctctcagtgtgggaagggattcactcagttatccagcctgaggagacaccagcgcattcacactggggagaggccgttcacctgctctcagtgtgggaagggattcagagtttcatcaaccctgctgagacaccaacaagttcacgagtga
- the LOC144481019 gene encoding uncharacterized protein LOC144481019 — protein sequence MEKPWECVDCGKGFGFPSQLEVHRRSHTGERPFTCSVCGKGFTHSYNLLTHQRVHTGERPFTCPVCGKGFTRSSHIVTHQLVHTDERLFTCSDCEKSFKCKKDLLTHQRIHTGERPFTCSVCGKGFIQSPHLQTHQLVHSDNKLFNCSHCEKSFKNKKDLLTHQYTRTGERPFTCCVCGKGFSRPSALLNHQIIHTGERPFTCSDCGKGFINSSNLLIHQQLHTGDRPFTCSECGKGFTRSYNLLTHQQVHSEERPFTCSVCGKGFTRSSNLLNHQRVHTGERPFTCSVCGKGFSQSSNLLTHQKVHSAERPFTCSVCGKGFSHLSDLLKHQRVHTGERPFTCNVCGKGFIQSSHLLTHRRVHKGLQGLDSTLIDAGNHIQD from the coding sequence atggagaaaccgtgggaatgtgtggattgtgggaagggattcggtttcccatcacaattggaagttcatcggcgcagtcacactggggagagaccgttcacctgctccgtctgtgggaagggattcacccattcatacaatcttctgactcaccaacgggttcacactggggagaggccgttcacctgccctgtgtgtgggaagggattcactcgctcatcccacattgtgacacaccaacttgttcacactgatgagagactgtttacatgttctgactgtgagaagagttttaaatgcaaaaaggatctgctgacacaccaacgtattcacactggggagagaccgttcacctgctctgtgtgtgggaaaggattcattcagtcaccccacctgcagacacatcaacttgttcactctgataacaaactttttaattgttctcactgtgagaagagctttaaaaataaaaaggatctgctgacgcaccaatatactcgcactggggagaggccattcacctgctgtgtgtgtgggaagggattcagccgcccatctgccctattgaaccatcagataattcacactggggagaggcccttcacctgctcagactgtgggaagggattcattaattcatccaaccttctgattcaCCAGCAGCTCCACACAGGGgatcgaccgttcacctgctctgaatgtgggaagggattcacccgttcatacaaccttctgacacaccagcaggttcacagtgaggagaggccattcacttgctccgtgtgtgggaagggattcactcgttcatccaatctattgaatcaccagcgagttcacactggagagaggccgttcacctgctctgtgtgtgggaagggattcagtcagtcatccaacctgctgacacaccagaaagTTCACAGTgcggagaggccgtttacctgctctgtttgtgggaagggattttctcatttatctgatcttctgaaacaccagcgagttcacactggggagaggccgttcacctgtaatgtctgtggaaagggatttattcagtcctcccacctgctaacacaccggcgagttcacaagggactgcaaggtttggattctactCTTATTGATGCTGGTAATCATATCCAGGACTGA